In Levilactobacillus brevis, the genomic window CGCGTTGATTCAACTGTTGTATGGGGAGTCGTCAGTTAGCGTGTCGAGCGCGAAAGACTTAGCCACTGAGCCGGGTCTCCAGCGAGAGCAGCACCCAAATGGGGGCTGCGAGTAGTCGAAGCTAGTCAAAAATTACGCAAAAAAATCCTCGCGCTACCAGCGACTCGCAGTTCGCTAGTGACACGAGGATTCTCAAACAAATTTAACTGAAATTCAGGATTACAGGTTGATGGTTACAGTGTCGCCAGATAAGGCAGCCTTCGTAACTTTACCGTTTTCGTGAACTAGGATCGTGTTGGAACCAGTCAAGCCGGTAGCACTAACCTTGAGTTCATTACCGTGGCGTTCAACCGTGACCTTGCCAGCGTCGTGACCCTTTTGGTCAACGACAGTCGTGCTGGTCGTTCCTTCATGCATATCGAAGAGGTGAATGTCCAAGTCTTTGGTGAAATCGTAATCGGCGTGAACGGCCTTTGGATTCCGCAAAAGAATGGTGTTGTCGCGAGCCAAGACTGGCAGGCTTAATTCGTCGTAGTTCAAGCTGAGCCACTTACCGTCTTTGATATCGTAGAATTCATTGTCGTCAATAATGCTGGTCCACTTGCCGGCTGGCAGGTAGAGGTTGACGTGACCTTCATGGTTGAAGACTGGGGCAACCAGTAATTGACTCCCAAACATGTATTGGTTATCCAACGTATGGGTAGACAGGTCGTCTTGGAATTCGAACCACATTGGCCGCATTACGGGGTTCCCGTAGGCCGTATCGTGAGCGGCTTGCGTGTACAGGTAAGGCATTAAGGACAACTTCAAGTTAACGAACTTCCGCGTGTTATCAACGGCTTCGTCATCGAAGTTCCATGGTACCCGGTAAACATTGCTACCATGGTAACGACTGTGGGAAGATAACAGGCCAAATTGCGTCCAGCGCTTGTACAGATCTGGCGTAGGCGTATCGGGACCATCTTCGAACCCACCAATATCGTGGCTCCAGAAGGCAAATCCAGAACTCAGGAAGGACAGCCCACCATGTAAGGTATCGGACATGTTCTTGAAGTTAGATAAGGCGTCACCACCCCAGTGTAATGGGTACTTCTGGGAACCAACCGTTGCGGAACGTGCAAAGACAACCGCTTCATCTTCACCCTTAACTTCTTGGATCGTCTCGAAGACGGCCTTGTTGTATTGCAGGGTGTAGTAGTTGTGTTCGCGCTTAGGATCAGAGCCATCGAAGAAGACAGCATCGTCAACTGGAATCCGTTCACCAAAGTCGGTCTTGAAGCAGTCAACACCCATGTCAAGCAGGGCCTTTAACTTACTCTTGTACCACTTGGTTGCTTCAGGGTTGGTGAAGTCAACGAAGGCGTTGCCGGCTTGCCAGAGGTCCCATTGCCAGATATTGCCATCTTCGCGTTTAACGAAGTAGCCCTTCTTCTTGCCTTCTTCAAACATCTTACCCTTTTGGGCGATGTATGGGTTCAACCAGACACAAACTTTGATGCCCCGGTCATGAATCTTCTTGATTAAGCCTTCTGGATCAGGGAATTCGTCGCGGTCCCATTCCATGTTGGACCATTCGAAGCCCTTTTGCCAGAAGCAGTCAAAGTGGAAGACATCCAATGGAATGTTGTGTTCCTTCATCCCATCGATAAACTTCAAGACAGTCTTTTCACTGTAATCAGTGGTAAAGGATGTCGTCAACCAGAGACCGAATGACCATGCTGGTGGTAATTGCATCTGACCGGTTAATTCAGTGTAACGGTGCAAGATTTCTTGTGGTGTTGGGCCGTAGATCACGTAGTATTGAAGAGATTGACCTTCAGTACTGAATTGAACCCGGTCAACGTTTTCTGAAGTGATTTCAAAGTCAACGGGTTGTGGTTGGTCAACGAAGACCCCGTAGCCAGCATCCGTTAAGTAGAATGGAATGTTCTTGTAAGATTGTTCGGAAGCAGTCCCACCATCTTGGTTATCGATGCGAACTTCTTGGCCGTTCTTAACAAAGTTCCCGAAGCGCTCACCTAAACCGTAAACCTTGTCTTCCACACCAACGGAGAGTTGTTCACGCATGTAGTCAATATTCGTTGACTTGTCGTGAATGACCCCTTGGGCCTTGTCCAGCGATTGAGTTAACAGGTGGTCGCCGTGTAAGAAGTCGAGTTGGAAAGCACTCTTAAATGGAATCCGGGCAGTCAAGTCACCTGACTTGTAGGTTAATTCTTTGTCACCAGTGGTGATGGCAACGTCAGGGTTTTGATTGTTGATTTCGTAGGAAGGGCCCTTAGTGTCCTGATCGAAGTGGGTCAGCTTGACACCGATGACACCTTCAATGGGAGAAGTCAGGTTAATCGTACTCATCCCAAGGTTAAGTTCATCGCCCCGTTCGTTAATGAACTTGAAGGGTGCGTAGAGCGTTAATTCTTTATCCGTCTTCTTATAGTCGAAGACTTCACGTGGTGATTCAATTTGGTATTGTGGTCGGTCTAGCCAGTAGCCATTCGTAAACTTCATGGATAAACACCTCTTGAATTTTTTAGGAAATTGAATTTCTTAATCGACAAACCCAGTGTACGTTGCCAAATCCGAAATGTCAACGCTTACATTACGCTAATTTTGCGTGCCTAACGAGCCACACGGCGCCACGTTGGGGGCGTTATACGGTGAACGGTCTCCAAAAATAATTTTTTAGCTGGCTAGTGTCTCACCGGCGCGTTCACTATCAGAAGTTAGCCGTTAGTTGTGAGTTATCGACAGCTAACTTAATTAAAAGGGCATAATCTTAATAGGTAACGATAAAATTCTCAAATTTAATAATTGACGCTGAAATCTTATCAGATCGGGCTTGCCGGCCAAACACCAGTGGGGTAAATGATTTGGCATAATGAAAATTATATTGACAACTGAAAGCGGTTACAGTATGCTATGCATTGAAAATTGAATTTCTTTGAACGTCGACGGTTTTGCCATTACTTTCAATCTTCATTATTCGATTCATAACTTATAGAGGTGGGTACTTATGAGTGAAAATGCTCCTAAAGTCGCCGTTACCACGAAGAACATGGTGCCATGGAATGAACGAATCGCTTATAGTTTTAGTGATTTCGCCTGCAACCTGTCCTTCCAAATGGTCGGGACGTACTTAATGATTTTCTACACTGATACTTTTGGTCTCAGTGCCGCAGCTGTTGGGACGTTGTTCCTGGTTGCCCGGATCGTGGATGCCTTTGATGGGCCATTCTGGGGAATCATGATTGACCATACACATACTAAGTGGGGGAAGAGTCGGCCGTACTGGTTATGGTTCTCCATTCCATTTGCCGTCTTCTGTGTCCTGGTCTTTACCACGCCAAGCATGAGCTTAACGTGGAAATTAGTTTGGGCGTACATAACCTATATTGGGGTTGATGTCCTTTACTCGGCCGTCAATATTCCGATTACTTCTATCTTGCCATCATTAACTAGCAATCCTCAAGAACGGGTTACGTTGTCTACGATTCGGCAATTCATGGGAACTGCCGGTGCCACCATCATTACTGGGATTACCTTAACGATGGTTGCCTTCTTCGGTCATGGTTCAACGACGAGTGCTCGTGGCTGGTTCATCTGGGCCTTGATTGTTGGGGTTATCGTTGTGATTATCTTCGGCTTTGTCTTCAAGTACACGACTGAACGGGTTCAAACCAAGAGCTCCCGGAAGTCTATTCCAATCAAAGATTCTCTGCGTGCCTTGAAGCGTAACTGGCCATGGGCCATCATCATCTTCATCAACTTTATCTACTGGATGGGGATGCAGACGCGTTCACAAGTTACGGTTTACTTCTTCAAGTACAACATGCACGATGCAACGTTAGCTTCATTTGTTCTGAGTTTACAAATCGTTGCCTTGGTTGCCGTGGTCTTAACACCATGGACCTCCAAGTTAATCGGTAAGCGGAACACCATGTTAGTTGGGATGATTCTTGCCGTTATTGGTCAATTGATGTTGAGCTTTGGTGCGAACAACTTGAGTGTCACGATGATCATTATCGCGACGATCGTTGGGTACTTAGGAACTGGTTACGTTTCTGGTTTGATCGCTGTTATGTTGGCCGATGCCGTTGACTATGGTGAATGGAAGAACGGTGTCCGTGCCGAAGGGATTGTTACCTCATTCTCCAGTTTCAGTGCCAAGTTAGGTATGGGTATTGGTGGTGTGATCACTGGTTGGATTTTATCTGCCACTGGTTACGTTGCCAACCAAACCCAAACTGCAGGCGCCCTGCATGGGATTGAATTGAACTACATTTGGGTGCCACTGTTAGGCTTCGCCCTTTCCGGAATTGCCCTGTTGTTCTACCACGTAGATGGTATTGAAGGCAAGATGCAAAGTGACTTAGCTGAAAAGCATGCCCGTGAAAATGCGGAAGATGATGACGACTAAAAAATCAAAGTGAGTGAACGGCATGATTATCAATAAGGATGTGATGCGCGATCACAATGAGCGTTCGGTACTCCAAGCCATTGTGAACCATGGGCCCATTTCGCGAAACGAAATTTCCAAGTTACTCGGCTTAAATAAGGTGACGGTGTCCGACATTGTTGGGCGGTTCATCGAACGTAAGCTGGTCTCCAGTCAGGGGGAGGCCGCTGCCAAGCCAGGCAGTGGTCGACGCGCAGAATTGGTGGCGTTTAACGCCACGTACGGCTACGTGATTAACTTCAGCATTTCCGGAGATGTTCTCCGCATGGTGGTGACCCAACTGGACGGCCGGGCCTTGGAACACAGCGAAAGTCCCTTGCATTGCCCCAACGTTGATGAGATTATTTCGAAAATGACGGATATGATCGAGCAGCTGCCGACCTTTGAAGTCGACAATGGCCTTCAAGCCATCTCGATCGCCATCTTCGGTAGTGTCTATCAGGGTGAAATCGTCACGTCACCGTTTGTCGATTTTGGCGACTTTGACCTTGTGGGCTACTTTAAGCAGCACTACCACGTGCCAGTCATCCTGGAAAATGAGGCCAACCTCTCTGCCGTCTTCGAGCAAGATTTCAGTAAGCAAGAGCTTCAGAGCATCGTGTCCGTCAGTATCCATGAGGGCATCGGTGCCGGAATTCTGGTGAACAAGCAACTCTACCGTGGCAATTACGGTCGGGCCGGCGAGATCGGTCAGATTGCGATTCAGCGGCCGGGTGAACGACGCCAGCGGTTGGCTAATCTCCCCAGTTTTGACAGTGAGTGGTCCGAGGCGGCCGTGTTGCGCAAGGCAGCCAAGCTTAAGGGTGTCAAGCACTACACGTTATCAGAGCTGGTGACGGCGATGAATCAGGATGATGCGGCTATTGCTGGGTTGTTGGAGGATTTCTGCTACTACCTGGCGATGGTGACCAGCGACTTGATTGCCGCTTACGATCCGCAGATGGTCTTCTTCAACTCACCGTTGATTGAACGATTGCCGGAAATCTTGAAAAACATCCAGATGAAGCTGAGCTATATGCCGCTGGTACCGCCGCTGGTAATGTCCAAGGACGCAAAGGATGCGACCTTACTGGGCGGTGCATCGCTGGCCATTCATCAGGTGTTGGATATGCCAAATACACGTTTGATTTTTCATCATTAGACTTCACGAAGGTACGGGACGTACGGCTACTATGGGCTGGGCGGGCCCGTACCTTTTCATTACCGCTACCTTGGCGTTAGCGGTAGAGACGGGGAAATTGGCCTACGATGACCAGCGGTTTCGCCTGCTGCGGGGATTACCTGCAGCTAAGGAGTAGGCTTCCGGTCCTTGCAAAGACCGCCAGTCTCACGCCCTGCCCACCGCGTTCCAGCTCATAGGCTGCGAACGGAAGGCGGCGGTCAAGGACCATTTAAGATGAAAGCAATAAAGAAAAATTTAAGGAGGACATTAAGTTGACCAAACAAAGTGTACCAGCAGGATTCTTATGGGGCGGCGCCGTCGCTGCCCACCAAGTGGAAGGGGCCTACAATGTAGGGGGCAAGGGCCTCAGTGTCGCCGACGTCATGACGGCGGCCGGCACCCACGATGAACGGAAGATCACGCCCGGCGTGCAGCCCGGTGAATTCTACCCCAATCATGAGGCCGTTGATTTCTATCACCGCTACCCCGAGGACGTGAAGTTATTTGCCGAAATGGGCTTTAAGAGCTTCCGAACCTCGATCGCCTGGTCGCGGATCTTTCCGCAGGGGGATGAACTGGAACCCAACGAAGAGGGGCTCAAATTCTACGACCGATTGTTCGATGAATGCCACAAGTATGGGATCGAACCGGTCGTGACGCTCTCGCACTTTGAGATGCCATATCACCTAGTCACCGAGTATGGAGGCTTCCGTAGCCGCAAGACGATTACTTTCTTTACGCGGTTCGCTCGGGCCGTCTTTACCCGCTACCAAGATAAGGTCAAGTACTGGCTGACCTTTAACGAAATCAACAATCAGACCAACTACGACCGTGAGTTCACGCTCTTCACCAACTCCGGGTTCCAGGTCAAGCCTGGCGAGGATGCCGAGGCCATTATGTACCAGGCCGCGCACTACGAGGTTGTCGCCAGCTCTCTGGCCGTTCAGATTGGACACAGTATCAATCCCGACTTCCAGATTGGCGCCATGGTGGCCTTTTCACCAGTTTACCCGGCAACGGATAAGCCACGAGATGTCTTCAAGGCCCAACGCGCGATGCAGGCCCGTTTCTGGTTCTCCGACGTTCAGGTGGAAGGGGTCTACCCTACCTGGCTGACACACTACTTCCAGGCCAAGCATTTCGACCTAGACATCACACCGGCAGACCTTGCCAACTTGAAGGCGGGCACCGTGGACTATCTAGGCTTCAGCTACTACATGTCCTTTGCCACCCAGGCTAGCGATCACGAGGATGACCAATTCTCCTACAACGAATCGCAAGACCTGGTCACCAACCAATTCGTACCGCAATCCGATTGGGGCTGGCAAGTTGACCCCGAAGGTTTACGGTACGCGCTGAACTGGATGAACGACCGCTACCATCTACCACTCTTCATCGTGGAAAATGGGATTGGCGCCATCGACCAGTTGACCGATGACCACCAGATTCACGACCAGTACCGGATTGGCTACCTGCGCGACCACATTGAACAAATGGAACTGGCCATCAACGAAGACGGCGTGGATGTCATGGGCTACACACCTTGGAGTGCCATCGACATCGTGTCGGCTAGCACCGGGCAACTCTCGAAGCGTTACGGCTTCATTTACGTCGACCGGAACGACGATGGCAGTGGCAGCCTCGCCCGTTACCGCAAGGATTCCTTCTACTGGTACCAACGCGTCATCGCCACGAACGGCGCAGATCTCGGTGAGACAGTGGGTGAAAAAGATGAAAGCAAAGCCTGAACCACTCTTAGTGATTGATATTGGCGGCACGACCGTTAAATACGGTGTCTGGATGCGGCAGCACTTGACGCGTAAGGACCGTTTCGCCACGCCGGATAACTGGCCGGATCTGTTGACGGCCATCGTCCGGGTCAAGACGGCGCTGAAGTTGCCGTTTGTTGGGGTTGCCGTTAGCCTTCCCGGAAGCGTGGATACGGCGGCTGGTAAGATTTCCGGCACCAGCGCCGTGGACTACCTGAATGGGTTCCCTATCGTCGATACGTTGCGCACGGCGTTGAAACTGCCGGTGAGCATCCAAAATGACGCCAACTGTGCCGCGCTGGCCGAGGCCTGGCAGGGTAACGCCAGTACGCTGCGTGACGTCGCACTCCTGGTGATTGGCACGGGGATCGGCGGGGCCGTCGTGATGGACGGCCAACTGGTCACTGGTCGGCAAAATTTTACCGGTGAATTCGGCTATCAGGTCATGAACGAACGCGGTGAGACCCTCAGTGAGCTGGGAAGTCCCGTGCACATGGCTAAACGCTATCAACAGTTGACAAATGGTCCGGCCGTCTCCGCTCGCGATGTCTATCAAGCGGCCGCTAACGGCGATCGCTTAGCTCAGCGGTGTATCGAAGACATGCTGAATTGGTTGAGTCGTGCGGCCTTTAACGTGTTCGTCGGTCTCAATCCCCAACGTCTGTTGATTGGCGGCGGGATCTCGGAGCGGCCGGGATTCGTCACGGATCTTCAGCGTCGAATTCAGCGGCTAATGCACCAGCACGGCGCACCATTGACCGCAGATGTTCAGCCCTGCAAATTTCACAACGATGCCAACCTGATTGGTGCCGTTTATCAATTTTATTTAGACAACCAGACCGTTCAACCGGCTCCCGTCACGATGTCGTGAATTGGGCGTGATTGGGTGGCAATTAAAACGCGTGTCAGGTCACCAAAAAGGCGATTTGGCGCGTTTTTCGGTATAACAAAATTTGTAAGGCGAGTGGCTGGTATTCGGGGATTAAATCCGGCATGATGGTGGGGTACCGAAAAAAGTTCACCGTTTCTAGTGCACCGTGAATTGACCAGAATGCCAGGGGTGTCGTCGAATTGACGGCAAAGGGTGGAAAACGCTCTCAAATTTGGCTAAAGTAGAGGTAAACTCCCGCTACTGTTCCTGTGCGGCGGGACTGGCGACGGCCGCTAATTGGGCGACCGCCGTGACCGAAATCAACTAGAAACGAGGTAATTGATGATGAAAACTTGGCAAAAAATCGTAGCTGGAACGACCGCCGTTGCCGCGGTCAGCGCGGTCAGCGTCTTGGGTGGTGCGGCCGTGGTCTATCAGGCCGCCACCAAATCGTTTAGCCGCAACCGCATCAAGACCAAACGACGAGCTATCGCCGAGAATACGGCGGCGGACAATGCCTGGTATCTACGCCACGATCCCGTGGAGTGGACCCAAACGAGTCTTGACGGGTTAATCCTGCGGGCGAGTCTGGTGCAAGCCGAGCATCCGAGCAAGCGGGTGGCCATCTTGGCCCATGGCCTGGGCCACGCCCGCGAGCAGATGATTCCCTATGCGCGGGTCTTTCATAGCTGGGGCTACCACGTCCTAATGCCGGACGCCCGGGCCCACGGTGAGAGTGAGGGGCACACGATTGGCTATGGGTGGCCCGACCGATTGGATTACACGGGCTGGATTAACCAGGTTATCGCCAAGTATGGGGATGACTGCGAGATCGTCTTGATGGGTATCTCCATGGGGGCCGCGACCGTCATGGCGACGGCCGGCGAGGACTTGCCGCACAACGTGAAAGCCGTGATTGCCGACTCCGGGTACGCCTCCGTCTTGGCCGAGGCGCGCTTCCGGATTCGCCATAAATACCATTTACCTACGTACCCGATTGTCCCCATCGCCGACCAGTATTCGCGCTTGGCCGAGGGCTACCGGCTGGCCGACGGGGACATTGCCGAGCAGTTGCGGCACACGCATTTACCGTTACTGCTGATTCAGGGTGCCAACGACCAGACGGTGCCAGTGGAGAACCTGGACGTGCTCTATCGCGCGGCGGCGGGGCCTAAGGAGAAGTATCGTGACCCGCAAGCGGCCCATATTGCGACCAGAGCAGCGGACCCCGCGAAGTATGATCAGTTAATGGCGGATTTCTTGAAAAAGTATGTGGATTAAGGAAGTCTAAAGGCTGGTTGACAAGTTTTCATTATCTGGTAACATATTAAATGGTAATCATTACTGTTTACATATTTGGCGGAGAAATGGGATGAGTCGATTGAAGCATGAGACACACAATTTTCGCTGGCGCGGGCTATGGGCCGTGCTGGCTATCTTAATGGTGGGAGTTGCCCTGAGTGGCTGTGGGGCGACGTCCACCACTAAGCGTGCCCCCAATCACATCCAGGTGGTCGCAACGCTGGGGTTCTATGGTGAAGCAGCGCAGGCTATTCTAGGCGACCGCGGACAGGTGACCACGGTCATCAATAGTCCCAGCATTGATGCCGAGAGTTATGAGCCGGACGTGAAGACGGCTAAGCTGGTCGCTAAGGCCGATGTCGTGATAGAGAATGGCCTGGGTTACGATAGCTGGATGGACCGTGTTGTCGCGGCTAACGATGACGCTCAGACGAAGAAGCTCACGATTGGCACGCTCATGGGGAAGAAGACGGGGGACAATCCGCATCTCTGGACCGATCCAACGACGATGGTCAAGGTCACGCGGCACCTCGTTACCCAATTCAGCAAGCTGGAACCCAAGCACGCCGCCGAATTTAAGCGACGGGGCGCGGCCTATGAACGCCAGCTCGCGGTCTTACCGCGGTTGGCCCAGAGATTGGCCCGACACAGCAACCACCAGCAGGTTGCGGTGAGCGAACCCGTCTTTGATTTTGCCTTAAAGGCGATGGGCTACCGGATCAGCGATAGCCATTTTGCCCAGTCGATTGAGGAAGATAGCGACCCGACACCGGCCGACATCACCGACTTGCAAGATCAGATTAAGCACCACCGAATCGCCTTTTTCGTGGAAAATACACAAAATACCAGTAAAAATGTGACGGCGATGGTCAATCTGGCGAAACGCCACAACATCCCCATCGTCAAGGTCACGGAGACCATGCCGGTGCATCAGAGCTACCGGACGTGGATGTTGAAGCAGTACCAGCAAGTCCAACGCATTCAAGCTAAGGAGGGACAGTCGTAATGGCCAGTGCACCCATTTTAAAATTAGAACATCTCGGGGTGACCTTTCCCAACCATCCCGTCTTTAGCGACCTCAACCTGACGATTCGCCAAGGTGAGGTCTGGAGTATTATTGGCAAGAACGGTGTGGGGAAGACTACGCTGATGCGGACTATCCTGCACCAGCTACGGCCCACCCACGGTAAGATTACCTACTTACCGAGCCAAAATGAGGTGACGATCGGCTACGTGCCGCAATTTCGAAACATTGACGCCGACTATCCATTAACCATCAAGGACTTCGTCGGGTTGAACCTGACCGGGTGGAAGCTACCCTGGCTGTCGGCCAAGGAGCGGGCCAAGGTGGCTAAAATTCTGGACCAGACGGGTTTACGCCAACTGGCCAAGCGACCGATCGGGCAGGCCTCCGGTGGGGAAAAGCAAAAGGCTTATCTGGCGCAAGCTTTGGTGGAAGCACCCAACCTGTTGATTTTAGATGAATCGACGGCCAGCTTGGACCCCGTGACCAAGACGGAGTTGCTGGACCTCGTTGCCGAGCTAAACCAGCGGCTTCATCTGACCGTGCTCTTTGTCACGCACGATATTCCGATGGCTCAGAAGTATACGCAACACTACTTGATGTTGACGCCTAGTGGCATCGAGCAGGGACCGATTGAGAAGTTGACGACTGAAAAGGTGTGGGAGGGCGAAAATGTTTAGTTATGAATTTATGCGCAACGCCTTCGCGGCTGGGACCATCATCGCCATTATCTGTGGGATCATGGGCGTCTTTGTCATCGCGCGGAACATGTCGTTTCTGACGCACACGTTGTCCGAGATTGGCTTCTCTGGGGCGGCCTTCGGGGTCTTCGCCGGTTGGGCCCCCTTAAACGGGATGTTGCTGTTTACGGTCGTCAGCTCGGTAATTGTCGGGCAGTTGTCGGCACGCTCCGAACGACGCGAGGCGGCCACCAGTGCCATTTCTGCGCTGTTTATTGGACTGGGAATTTTATTTCTGTCATTGGCCAATAAGAATGCCAGCTATGCCACCAGCATTTTATTCGGGAGTGTCATTGGGATTAGCGCCGGTGACGTCCGACAAATGTTGTGGTTGTCGCTGTTCGTCCTGATTGTGATCTTCGTGATCTATCGGTTCTTGAAGTTCGATTCGTTTGATCACACGGGGGCGCGGGTCAAGGGACTGTGGACCAACGTCCTGTCGATTACCTTCTTGGTCCTGCTGGCGCTAAGTGTCAGTGTGGCCGCTCAAATCGTGGGGTCCCTGTTGATTTTTATTCTATTGACCCTACCGGCGGCCACGGCGAAGTACTTCGCCCACACGGTCGGCGGCATGATGGTGCTAGCGATTGCCCTAGCTCTGATCGGGGTGTGGAGCGGCCTGGTCCTGAGCTACGTGACCAACTTCCCCGTGTCCTTCTTCATCGCGGCGATCGAGGCCATCTTCTACTTTATCGCATTGGGCTGGCAACGGCTTCAAACGGCAGAATAGGATGATAATCCCTCGAAATCTGACCGACTATAATGAATTAAATTAAAAGTGATGTGAGCTGTGGTCCAACAACGTTTGACGCTGTTGGGGTGCAGCTCTTTTGTCGGCTAACGGTGGTTATTAGTTGAGTCCGGCCGGTGAAAACTGTAGGCTGAGGATGAGCTGGCAGCTTGACGGTTGCTGGTGGGGTGGCGTTTGACCGCCTCCCGGTCGGTGAAACCTTGATGAAAAGCAGACCGCTTTCAACTGGTTTTCAGAACCAGATAAGCTTACGATTCACTTTCATTTTGGTAAAAACGGCAAAAAATTATTAATTCTAACCGAAATGTAACGAAAAACCCGAACATTTATGCTAAAATTGGGCTTACAATTAACTCTAAAGAAATTGTTGAGGTGAAGAGGTTGAAAGTCAGAAGAAGTGACCGGTTAGTCGATATGACCCGGTATTTATTAGAACGACCGCACCAACTGGTGTCGTTGACATTTTTTGCTGCGCGGTATGAGTCGGCCAAGTCTTCCATCAGTGAAGATTTGACGATTTTGAAACGGACCCTCCAAGCCCGTGGCACTGGCCTGCTGGAGACCGTGCCCGGGGCCGCTGGTGGTGCCCGTTTTATCCCTTACATTTTACGAGAAGAAGCCGAAAAGTTTGTCGATGAGATGATTACGGAATTGTCCGAAGCCGACCGGTATCTCCCCGGTGGCTATGTTTACATGTCCGATATTCTTGGGCGGCCGTCTGCTCTGCGTCAGATTGGGCGGATCTTAGCCACACAGTACCTGAACCAGTCGGTCGATGTCGTGGTGACGGTGGCAACGAAGGGGATTCCATTGGCCCAAAGTGTGGCCAACTACCTGAACGTGCCGTT contains:
- a CDS encoding ABC transporter ATP-binding protein gives rise to the protein MASAPILKLEHLGVTFPNHPVFSDLNLTIRQGEVWSIIGKNGVGKTTLMRTILHQLRPTHGKITYLPSQNEVTIGYVPQFRNIDADYPLTIKDFVGLNLTGWKLPWLSAKERAKVAKILDQTGLRQLAKRPIGQASGGEKQKAYLAQALVEAPNLLILDESTASLDPVTKTELLDLVAELNQRLHLTVLFVTHDIPMAQKYTQHYLMLTPSGIEQGPIEKLTTEKVWEGENV
- a CDS encoding zinc ABC transporter substrate-binding protein; translation: MSRLKHETHNFRWRGLWAVLAILMVGVALSGCGATSTTKRAPNHIQVVATLGFYGEAAQAILGDRGQVTTVINSPSIDAESYEPDVKTAKLVAKADVVIENGLGYDSWMDRVVAANDDAQTKKLTIGTLMGKKTGDNPHLWTDPTTMVKVTRHLVTQFSKLEPKHAAEFKRRGAAYERQLAVLPRLAQRLARHSNHQQVAVSEPVFDFALKAMGYRISDSHFAQSIEEDSDPTPADITDLQDQIKHHRIAFFVENTQNTSKNVTAMVNLAKRHNIPIVKVTETMPVHQSYRTWMLKQYQQVQRIQAKEGQS
- the purR gene encoding pur operon repressor — its product is MKVRRSDRLVDMTRYLLERPHQLVSLTFFAARYESAKSSISEDLTILKRTLQARGTGLLETVPGAAGGARFIPYILREEAEKFVDEMITELSEADRYLPGGYVYMSDILGRPSALRQIGRILATQYLNQSVDVVVTVATKGIPLAQSVANYLNVPFVIVRHDSQITEGSTVSVNYVSGSTKRIERMALSKRSVKPNSRVLIVDDYMKGGGTVGGLRSLVDEFDSQLAGVAVFAEGDFDGQRTVSKYTSLLKIQTADEQIRVAPGNYLTQIFGDDQNSLN
- a CDS encoding metal ABC transporter permease, which encodes MFSYEFMRNAFAAGTIIAIICGIMGVFVIARNMSFLTHTLSEIGFSGAAFGVFAGWAPLNGMLLFTVVSSVIVGQLSARSERREAATSAISALFIGLGILFLSLANKNASYATSILFGSVIGISAGDVRQMLWLSLFVLIVIFVIYRFLKFDSFDHTGARVKGLWTNVLSITFLVLLALSVSVAAQIVGSLLIFILLTLPAATAKYFAHTVGGMMVLAIALALIGVWSGLVLSYVTNFPVSFFIAAIEAIFYFIALGWQRLQTAE